One Gaiellales bacterium DNA segment encodes these proteins:
- a CDS encoding TRAM domain-containing protein yields the protein MILVTRIVLSLLGALGAVYAGRSFDLVNRFDSSSYAYATFGIIVFLAFAVGWMIGGLVGKGLARGFKRVERATQSRSAGELTVGAVGLLVGLLVSALLYLPVHALPYIGNWVLLPMVLVLGYLFAFTAARKHRGILRLVGVHSLGDADAERGPAGASTLVDTSAIIDGRIADIVRTGFLGGELVVPEFVLSELQQVADSADPLKRARGRRGLQVVQDLRSDVTVATPDVDFPQVADVDAKLLKLAKERGMAILTTDFNLNRLAQIQDVPVLNVNDLANALKPAVLPGERLDVLLIKEGKEQHQGVAYLDDGTMVVVEKARERIGQKLAVQVTSVLQQPSGKIIFTKIAGDGD from the coding sequence ATGATTCTCGTTACACGGATCGTCCTGTCTCTCTTGGGCGCGCTTGGTGCCGTCTACGCTGGCCGTTCGTTCGATCTGGTCAACCGCTTCGATTCGTCTTCTTACGCGTACGCCACGTTCGGCATCATCGTCTTCCTTGCGTTCGCCGTCGGCTGGATGATCGGCGGGCTGGTTGGGAAGGGGCTCGCGCGCGGCTTCAAGAGAGTCGAACGGGCAACCCAGTCCCGCAGTGCGGGTGAGCTGACCGTCGGCGCGGTCGGCCTGCTGGTCGGCCTTCTCGTCTCGGCGCTGCTGTACCTGCCGGTGCACGCGCTTCCCTACATCGGCAACTGGGTGCTGCTGCCCATGGTGCTCGTGCTCGGGTACCTGTTCGCGTTCACCGCTGCGCGGAAGCATCGCGGCATCCTGCGGCTGGTCGGCGTGCACTCGCTGGGCGACGCCGACGCCGAGCGGGGGCCGGCCGGCGCATCGACGCTCGTCGACACGAGCGCCATCATCGACGGGCGGATCGCGGACATCGTCCGCACCGGGTTCCTGGGCGGCGAGCTGGTCGTGCCGGAGTTCGTGCTCAGCGAGCTGCAGCAGGTCGCCGATTCCGCCGATCCGCTCAAGCGCGCGCGTGGCCGGCGCGGGCTGCAGGTCGTCCAGGACCTGCGCAGCGATGTCACGGTCGCCACGCCGGACGTCGACTTCCCGCAGGTGGCGGACGTGGACGCGAAGCTGCTCAAGCTCGCGAAGGAGCGGGGGATGGCGATCCTCACCACCGACTTCAACCTCAACCGGCTCGCGCAGATCCAGGACGTGCCGGTGCTGAACGTCAACGACCTCGCGAATGCCCTCAAGCCCGCCGTGCTTCCCGGCGAACGGCTGGACGTGCTGCTGATCAAGGAGGGCAAGGAGCAGCACCAGGGAGTTGCCTACCTGGACGACGGCACCATGGTGGTCGTCGAGAAGGCGCGCGAGCGGATCGGACAGAAGCTCGCAGTGCAGGTGACGTCCGTGCTCCAGCAGCCGTCGGGCAAGATCATCTTCACGAAGATCGCCGGCGACGGCGACTGA
- the ispD gene encoding 2-C-methyl-D-erythritol 4-phosphate cytidylyltransferase produces MADLLSAWAIVVGAGEGTRLGSDRPKAFVGLGDRVLLAHSVETFEEHVAIDGVVLVVPEGWEEPATLLADDLAAGKVAAAVAGGATRAESVAAGLAEVPDDADLILVHDAARPFASAELVTRVLEALGDADGAVPGVPVTDTIKRVEHGRVAETPDRSQLVAVQTPQGFRAAALRSAYERPSNALAAATDCASLVEAAGGAVAVVAGEPGNIKITTASDLDEARRAAERAGRGRA; encoded by the coding sequence TTGGCCGACCTGCTCAGCGCCTGGGCCATCGTCGTCGGCGCCGGCGAGGGCACGCGGCTCGGGAGCGACCGGCCGAAGGCGTTCGTCGGCCTGGGCGACCGCGTGCTGCTCGCGCACTCGGTGGAGACGTTCGAGGAGCACGTGGCGATCGACGGGGTGGTGCTCGTCGTTCCGGAGGGATGGGAGGAGCCGGCGACGCTGCTCGCCGACGACCTGGCCGCGGGCAAGGTGGCGGCAGCCGTTGCAGGCGGTGCCACCCGCGCGGAATCTGTCGCGGCAGGCCTCGCCGAGGTGCCCGACGACGCAGACCTGATCCTCGTCCATGATGCGGCCCGGCCGTTTGCCTCGGCGGAGCTCGTCACGCGTGTGCTCGAGGCGCTCGGCGACGCCGACGGCGCCGTGCCCGGCGTGCCGGTGACGGACACCATCAAGCGCGTCGAGCACGGGCGGGTGGCCGAGACGCCCGACCGGTCGCAGCTCGTGGCGGTCCAGACGCCGCAGGGGTTCCGCGCGGCCGCCCTGCGAAGCGCCTATGAGCGGCCGTCGAACGCGCTGGCCGCCGCAACCGACTGCGCGTCGCTGGTGGAGGCGGCCGGGGGAGCGGTCGCCGTGGTCGCCGGCGAACCGGGCAACATCAAGATCACGACGGCGTCGGATCTGGACGAGGCCCGGCGGGCGGCGGAGCGGGCGGGGCGTGGCCGCGCATGA
- the ispF gene encoding 2-C-methyl-D-erythritol 2,4-cyclodiphosphate synthase, whose protein sequence is MTAELRVGTGFDAHAFGDGRRLVLAGVVIPHGRGLVGHSDADLVCHALTDALLGACGGADIGALFPSDDPALEGASSIELLRRAWGELAADGWGIVNADAVVIMQEPRLAPHRDAMRASLADALDVERQRVTVRASTTDMLGFVGRREGAACQAVALVRTPG, encoded by the coding sequence ATGACGGCCGAGCTGCGAGTGGGGACGGGGTTCGACGCGCACGCGTTTGGGGACGGACGACGGCTGGTGCTGGCCGGCGTCGTGATCCCGCACGGTCGCGGCCTCGTGGGGCACTCGGATGCCGACCTCGTCTGCCATGCGCTCACCGATGCGCTGCTCGGGGCGTGCGGCGGGGCGGACATCGGCGCGCTCTTCCCATCGGACGATCCGGCGCTCGAGGGCGCGTCGAGCATCGAGCTGCTGCGCCGGGCATGGGGCGAGCTGGCTGCCGACGGGTGGGGCATCGTCAACGCAGACGCCGTCGTGATCATGCAGGAACCGCGGTTGGCGCCTCACCGCGACGCCATGCGGGCGTCGCTTGCGGACGCGCTGGACGTCGAGCGTCAGCGCGTCACGGTGCGCGCATCGACGACCGACATGCTGGGCTTCGTCGGCCGCCGGGAGGGGGCAGCATGCCAGGCGGTGGCGCTCGTGCGGACGCCCGGCTGA
- a CDS encoding HAD family hydrolase, translating to MPGGGARADARLTGVVSFDLDGTLWEFGPMMEGALAAAIESLERHHPQLRGRLTVADLHRHRELVSEEMEGTLEQLRRESMRRALRSVGHHDVQLAEWLADELLAARARVVGVHSDVEPVVDELLRRGHLVGAITNGNFPFERLPLAERFAFTVHAEEVGEAKPAAAPFRRAAELAGRDPSRWVHVGDEIVTDVEGAQAYGMLAVWLNRSNRPAPPGARPDAVISSLHDLPDVVDDLLAAR from the coding sequence ATGCCAGGCGGTGGCGCTCGTGCGGACGCCCGGCTGACGGGCGTCGTGTCGTTCGACCTGGACGGCACGCTGTGGGAGTTCGGCCCGATGATGGAGGGGGCGCTGGCCGCGGCCATCGAGTCGCTGGAGCGCCATCATCCGCAGCTGCGCGGGCGCCTGACCGTCGCGGATCTGCACCGGCACCGCGAGCTCGTCAGCGAGGAGATGGAGGGAACGCTCGAGCAGCTTCGCCGCGAGTCGATGCGGCGCGCGCTGCGCTCGGTGGGCCATCACGATGTCCAGCTCGCGGAGTGGCTGGCCGACGAGTTGCTGGCCGCCAGGGCGCGGGTCGTCGGCGTGCACTCGGACGTCGAGCCGGTGGTCGACGAGCTGCTCCGCCGCGGCCACCTGGTGGGAGCGATCACGAATGGCAACTTCCCGTTCGAGCGGCTGCCGCTGGCCGAGAGGTTCGCGTTCACCGTCCACGCTGAGGAGGTCGGCGAGGCGAAGCCGGCGGCCGCACCGTTCCGCCGCGCGGCCGAGCTGGCCGGCCGTGACCCCAGTCGCTGGGTCCACGTCGGGGATGAGATCGTCACGGACGTCGAGGGAGCGCAGGCCTACGGGATGCTGGCGGTGTGGCTGAACCGCTCCAACCGGCCGGCGCCGCCGGGCGCCCGGCCTGACGCCGTCATATCGTCGCTCCACGACCTGCCGGACGTGGTCGACGACCTGCTCGCGGCGCGTTAG
- a CDS encoding A/G-specific adenine glycosylase codes for MAARSTEAVQDAVLAWYGQNRRDLPWRHTRDPYAILVSEVMLQQTHVSRVVPRYLDWLRRWPTAAALADASPAEVICAWAGLGYNRRAVNLHRCAQAVVRLGGFPRDPSDLRRLPGIGPYTAAAVACFAFGAQVAAPDVNARRVLSRALGDPDASPPPGRAYGWNQALFDLGSTVCIARRPRCGLCPLRDGCPSAGMTFAPLRRQSRFEGSFRQRRSRVLRRLVDSGPLAVGELDREALDALVADGLAVVSDGTAALPAAV; via the coding sequence ATGGCCGCGCGTTCAACGGAAGCGGTGCAGGACGCCGTTCTTGCCTGGTATGGGCAGAACAGGCGTGATCTGCCGTGGCGCCACACTCGGGATCCGTACGCGATCCTCGTCTCGGAGGTGATGCTGCAGCAGACGCACGTGTCGCGCGTCGTCCCGCGCTACCTGGACTGGCTGAGGCGATGGCCGACCGCCGCGGCGCTCGCCGACGCGTCGCCGGCGGAGGTGATCTGCGCGTGGGCCGGGCTCGGATACAACCGCCGGGCCGTCAACCTGCACCGCTGTGCGCAGGCGGTGGTCCGCCTCGGCGGATTCCCGCGCGACCCGTCGGATCTGCGGCGCCTCCCCGGAATCGGCCCGTACACGGCCGCCGCGGTCGCCTGCTTCGCGTTCGGCGCGCAGGTGGCCGCGCCCGACGTGAACGCGCGCCGGGTGCTGTCACGCGCGCTGGGCGATCCCGACGCCTCACCGCCGCCGGGTCGCGCCTACGGCTGGAACCAGGCGCTCTTCGATCTCGGCAGCACCGTCTGCATAGCGCGCCGGCCGCGCTGCGGCCTCTGCCCGCTCCGGGACGGCTGCCCGTCGGCCGGCATGACGTTCGCGCCGCTGCGCAGACAATCGCGGTTCGAGGGCTCGTTCCGGCAGCGGCGAAGCCGGGTGCTCCGGCGGCTCGTCGACTCGGGACCGCTGGCCGTGGGCGAGCTCGACCGCGAGGCGCTCGACGCGCTGGTGGCCGACGGCCTCGCCGTTGTCAGCGACGGCACCGCCGCCCTGCCGGCCGCGGTCTAA
- a CDS encoding M28 family peptidase, producing the protein MARSRSVTRPAPFDTPIDTAMLRRVVRGIASVGSHPLGFRAAGTPEEHQVADFVADEMRGIGLDVHLERVPVHAWRLRDAAVTVDGLDRRIAGASMAGVPATPKQGISGELVFVADGRRDRLDRIDVRGKVALVAWGRSAPWISETGLELGLRGAKAIILCCLDDGPRFLGAGALGTSVSGWHDGAPPLVTVRAKDARALIRRCRTAAVRVTVTLAVEARRRASGRNVCGVLGANLRGAPLVVGAHHDGWFFGAFDNASGVATMLAIASGLIKTGWRPQRPVWFVSHTAEEYGRLDDDQAWCVGAWHQVAVEHPRWGATVPFYMDIEASGRPQLPQVILAPAELRRFVRGWARSAEHAGLLRRWKVEGPSTGTHQWPFQLAGVPGISVLNWDEGFARTDYHTDRDTMGRMDFDHLGGQAAFYAALLVDAERRGESLLDYRAAGREAAKASPGGGLDASAAEYARSGSRRAFARVARRGIAVDAGGKVGHLHLQAAKDGRLLADAIAALERGDRTRAGRLCERVGMNSLQRSVSRDVQLRAERRHVASRGSWPAKSHLTRTPNLWREIASIRGEAGSRPFGPWVTASLRRHEARCASEAARRTAALAAALAG; encoded by the coding sequence ATGGCCCGTTCCCGCAGCGTCACCCGCCCCGCGCCGTTCGACACGCCGATCGATACCGCCATGCTTCGGCGGGTGGTCCGCGGGATCGCGTCGGTCGGATCGCATCCCCTCGGATTCCGCGCCGCGGGGACGCCTGAGGAGCATCAGGTCGCCGATTTCGTCGCCGACGAGATGCGCGGAATCGGGCTCGACGTCCATCTCGAACGGGTTCCGGTGCACGCGTGGCGGCTTCGCGATGCGGCCGTGACCGTCGATGGCCTCGACCGCCGGATCGCGGGCGCCTCGATGGCCGGCGTGCCGGCGACGCCGAAACAGGGCATCAGCGGCGAGCTCGTCTTCGTCGCAGATGGACGCCGCGACCGTCTCGACCGCATCGACGTCCGCGGCAAGGTGGCACTCGTCGCCTGGGGCCGGTCAGCGCCCTGGATCAGCGAGACGGGTCTCGAGCTCGGCCTTCGTGGAGCAAAGGCGATCATCCTCTGCTGTCTCGACGATGGGCCTCGCTTCCTCGGTGCCGGAGCGCTCGGCACGTCGGTCAGCGGCTGGCACGACGGGGCCCCGCCGCTGGTCACCGTGCGCGCGAAGGACGCGCGAGCGCTGATCAGGCGCTGCAGGACCGCAGCCGTCCGGGTGACCGTGACGCTGGCCGTCGAGGCGCGCCGCCGGGCGAGCGGTCGGAACGTGTGCGGCGTGCTCGGCGCGAACCTGCGCGGGGCGCCCCTCGTGGTCGGCGCCCACCACGACGGGTGGTTCTTCGGCGCCTTTGACAATGCCAGCGGCGTGGCCACGATGCTGGCGATTGCCAGCGGGCTTATCAAGACCGGGTGGCGCCCACAGCGGCCGGTGTGGTTCGTGTCGCACACCGCGGAGGAGTACGGGCGCCTGGACGACGACCAGGCGTGGTGCGTTGGAGCCTGGCATCAGGTGGCGGTCGAGCATCCGCGGTGGGGTGCCACCGTCCCGTTCTACATGGACATCGAGGCGTCCGGGCGCCCGCAGCTCCCCCAGGTGATCCTCGCCCCCGCCGAGCTGCGGCGCTTCGTCCGCGGCTGGGCAAGGTCGGCCGAGCACGCAGGACTCCTGCGCCGCTGGAAGGTCGAGGGCCCGAGCACCGGCACCCACCAGTGGCCGTTCCAGCTCGCCGGCGTTCCCGGCATCTCGGTTCTCAACTGGGACGAGGGCTTCGCGCGCACCGATTACCACACCGACCGCGACACGATGGGGCGCATGGATTTCGACCACCTCGGTGGGCAGGCGGCGTTCTACGCGGCGCTGCTCGTCGACGCCGAGCGCCGCGGCGAGTCCCTTCTTGACTACCGCGCCGCGGGCCGGGAGGCAGCGAAGGCGTCGCCGGGCGGCGGGCTGGACGCTTCCGCGGCGGAGTACGCCCGCTCCGGGTCCCGACGCGCGTTCGCCCGTGTTGCCCGTCGAGGCATCGCCGTCGACGCCGGCGGAAAGGTCGGCCATCTGCACCTGCAGGCGGCGAAGGACGGGCGGCTGCTCGCCGACGCGATCGCCGCCCTCGAGCGCGGCGACCGGACGAGGGCGGGGAGGCTGTGCGAGCGCGTGGGCATGAACTCCCTGCAGCGTTCGGTGTCCCGTGACGTGCAGCTCCGCGCCGAGCGCCGTCACGTCGCGTCCCGTGGCTCGTGGCCCGCGAAGAGCCACCTCACGCGGACGCCGAACCTCTGGCGTGAGATCGCATCGATTCGCGGTGAGGCGGGATCGCGCCCGTTTGGCCCCTGGGTGACCGCGTCCCTTCGCCGCCACGAGGCGCGGTGCGCATCCGAGGCGGCGCGACGGACGGCCGCCCTCGCCGCCGCGCTGGCCGGGTAG
- a CDS encoding inositol monophosphatase family protein — protein MPSDDLLFALELADIADAISVPRFGAGDLQVAMKSDRSPVTDADHAVERAVRERIAGERPGDGVLGEEQATVEGSTRWVVDPIDGTRNFARGIPVWATLIALERDGGVVCGVVSAPAMSRRWWAERGAGAYRDGHPIRVSEVSDLAEAAVSCAHGADMAALEPVVWHARGFGDFWAHMLVAEGALDATVDAGLSYWDYAALLPIVEGAGGRITGRDGGPPLPGRQIISSNGRLLERLTGRLAAG, from the coding sequence GTGCCGTCGGACGACCTGCTCTTCGCGCTCGAACTCGCGGACATCGCGGACGCCATCAGCGTCCCGCGCTTCGGCGCCGGCGACCTGCAGGTGGCGATGAAGAGCGACCGCAGCCCCGTCACAGACGCAGACCATGCGGTCGAGCGGGCGGTGCGCGAGCGGATCGCGGGGGAGCGGCCGGGTGACGGCGTGCTGGGTGAGGAGCAGGCCACGGTCGAGGGCTCCACGCGCTGGGTCGTCGACCCGATCGACGGCACCCGCAACTTCGCACGAGGCATCCCGGTCTGGGCGACGCTGATCGCGCTCGAACGCGATGGCGGAGTCGTCTGCGGCGTCGTCTCCGCACCCGCCATGAGCAGGCGCTGGTGGGCGGAGCGGGGAGCCGGGGCGTATCGGGACGGACATCCGATCCGCGTCTCGGAGGTGTCGGATCTGGCCGAGGCCGCCGTCTCCTGCGCGCACGGCGCCGACATGGCGGCGCTCGAGCCGGTGGTCTGGCATGCCCGCGGGTTCGGGGACTTCTGGGCGCACATGCTGGTCGCCGAGGGTGCGCTCGACGCGACGGTCGACGCCGGCCTGTCGTACTGGGACTACGCCGCGCTGTTGCCGATCGTCGAGGGAGCGGGCGGCCGCATCACCGGCCGCGACGGCGGGCCGCCGCTGCCGGGACGGCAGATCATCAGCTCCAATGGCCGCCTGCTCGAACGCCTGACCGGCCGGCTGGCCGCCGGCTGA
- a CDS encoding FAD-dependent oxidoreductase has product MERRDVLVLGAGLAGLACARDLALGGADVLLLEARDRPGGRVEQATLADGRVAQMGGEIVGPVHHAYLELARELELPIVGSYTEEPGDMAYDLFDRVEIGEGWLDDGDHAALRRFEERLEAIARTVDPAHPWSHPDAARLDRRSVDDLLRETGATPAAVRVVLMHHLGAAAGPTHRWSVLASARAAAAAGGRSQFDYETWESLKIDGGSARLPLALAAELGDRLRLGAVVETVRVGAPCTVELENGERLEAEAVVCALPVGPLRNVHIEGLSQERLASLHRQRQVHASKAVTALADPAWRRVGWNGLAASERDIGGFWVQGESTLSSLFGPEQFAFVQAAPPGVATAMVRAALERILGEPMEPVAIEWRHWGADPFTLGYVSHWAPGDVLAVGPLHGTHEPPFYVAGSDHWACGYMEGAVATGRAAAAAALGAGARDLYPARAPV; this is encoded by the coding sequence ATGGAGCGACGCGACGTCCTCGTGCTCGGCGCCGGCCTCGCCGGCCTTGCGTGCGCGCGCGATCTGGCCCTCGGCGGCGCGGACGTGCTGCTGCTGGAGGCACGCGACCGCCCGGGCGGCCGGGTGGAGCAGGCGACCCTGGCCGACGGCCGCGTTGCCCAGATGGGCGGCGAGATCGTGGGCCCCGTGCATCACGCGTACCTCGAACTGGCGCGGGAGCTGGAGCTGCCCATCGTCGGCAGCTACACCGAGGAGCCCGGCGACATGGCCTACGACCTCTTCGACCGGGTCGAGATCGGCGAGGGATGGCTCGATGACGGCGACCATGCCGCGCTCAGGCGCTTCGAGGAGAGGCTCGAGGCGATCGCGCGCACGGTCGATCCCGCCCACCCCTGGTCGCACCCCGATGCGGCGCGGCTCGACCGCCGGTCCGTGGACGACCTGCTCCGCGAGACGGGTGCCACGCCGGCGGCCGTCCGCGTGGTGCTCATGCACCACCTCGGCGCCGCCGCTGGCCCCACCCACCGCTGGTCGGTGCTGGCCTCGGCTCGTGCGGCGGCAGCGGCCGGCGGGCGCTCGCAGTTCGACTACGAGACCTGGGAATCCCTGAAGATCGACGGGGGCAGTGCCCGGCTGCCGCTCGCGCTCGCCGCCGAGCTGGGCGACCGTCTGCGCCTCGGCGCGGTCGTCGAGACCGTCCGCGTTGGAGCGCCGTGCACCGTGGAGCTCGAGAACGGCGAGCGGCTCGAGGCCGAGGCGGTCGTCTGCGCATTGCCGGTCGGGCCGCTCCGAAACGTCCATATCGAAGGCCTCTCCCAGGAGCGGCTCGCATCGCTGCACCGGCAGCGTCAGGTGCACGCCAGCAAGGCCGTGACGGCGCTCGCCGACCCGGCCTGGCGCCGCGTCGGCTGGAACGGCCTGGCGGCGTCGGAGCGCGACATCGGCGGCTTCTGGGTGCAGGGCGAGAGCACGCTCAGCTCGCTGTTCGGGCCCGAGCAGTTCGCGTTCGTGCAGGCTGCGCCGCCGGGGGTGGCGACGGCCATGGTGCGCGCGGCGCTCGAGCGCATCCTCGGCGAGCCGATGGAACCCGTGGCGATCGAGTGGCGTCACTGGGGAGCCGACCCGTTCACGCTCGGGTACGTGTCGCATTGGGCGCCCGGCGATGTGCTCGCAGTCGGGCCGCTTCACGGCACCCATGAGCCGCCCTTCTACGTGGCCGGCTCCGATCACTGGGCCTGCGGGTACATGGAGGGCGCCGTGGCGACGGGCCGGGCGGCGGCGGCAGCCGCGCTGGGGGCCGGGGCGCGTGACCTCTATCCGGCGCGGGCGCCCGTCTGA
- a CDS encoding aldo/keto reductase, whose protein sequence is MSGHSMITRRLGRTGLELPVMGIGSWQTFDVDPAQQGLVDGVLRAAVDAGTTLIDTSPMYGRSEERIADALTSLHGEPLVVSKIWADTADEGRQQFERHLGLYGAPVLLEQIHNLRAWSDQLDWLEEERDAGRVRLIGATHYQPSAFDRLADVMRTGRIDVIQIPYNPIEREVERTILPLAAELDIGVLVMRPFSQRALIRPIDAAALAGLEAGSWSQALLKWILADERVSVVLPATSSPEHARDNAAAGSPPFLDPEQRRVVERLAGA, encoded by the coding sequence ATGTCCGGCCATTCGATGATCACGCGGCGGCTGGGACGGACGGGCCTGGAGCTGCCGGTCATGGGGATCGGATCCTGGCAGACGTTCGACGTCGACCCGGCGCAGCAGGGCCTGGTGGACGGAGTGCTGCGCGCTGCGGTCGACGCCGGCACGACGCTCATCGACACGTCACCGATGTACGGCCGCTCGGAGGAGCGGATCGCGGACGCCTTGACCTCACTCCACGGCGAGCCGCTCGTCGTGTCGAAGATCTGGGCCGACACCGCCGACGAGGGCCGTCAGCAGTTCGAGCGGCACCTGGGACTCTACGGGGCGCCGGTCCTGCTCGAGCAGATCCACAACCTCCGCGCCTGGAGCGATCAGCTCGACTGGCTCGAGGAGGAACGGGATGCGGGGCGCGTGCGGCTGATCGGCGCGACGCACTACCAGCCGTCGGCATTCGACCGGCTCGCAGACGTCATGCGCACGGGGCGCATCGACGTCATCCAGATCCCCTACAACCCGATCGAGCGCGAGGTCGAGCGGACGATCCTGCCGCTGGCCGCGGAGCTCGACATCGGCGTGCTGGTCATGCGGCCGTTCTCGCAGCGAGCGCTGATCCGTCCCATCGACGCCGCTGCGCTGGCCGGGCTCGAGGCCGGGAGCTGGTCGCAGGCGCTGCTCAAGTGGATCCTGGCCGACGAGCGCGTGTCGGTCGTCCTCCCGGCGACGTCCTCCCCCGAGCACGCCCGCGACAACGCCGCGGCCGGGTCGCCGCCGTTCCTGGATCCGGAGCAGCGGCGGGTGGTGGAGCGGCTCGCCGGCGCCTGA
- a CDS encoding mandelate racemase/muconate lactonizing enzyme family protein, with protein sequence MSPEAPRIASVESFATEDVALVRVTAEDGADGWGQVAPYNADITARVLHRQVAPHAIGWSEDDVEGLERAIMEREFKFPGSYVCRALGGLDTALWDLRAKRAGVPVCELAGGRPQPYAAYASSMRRDIPPAEEARRLAHLAQQDGYRAFKIRIGAENGHDADEWPGRTEQLVPAVRRAIGDEAALLVDANSCYTPARAIEVGRMLEQHGVAHFEEPCPYWELEWTAEVAAALDLDVTGGEQDCLLPTWRRMFELRAVDIAQPDVCYVGGFTRALRVAAMAREAGIPVVPHSANLTLVTVFSLHLMCAIENAGPYIELSIEGDDYYPWQRGLFAPEPVARDGVVETPAGPGWGVEVDPGWLARADRRVTAPASPGPG encoded by the coding sequence TTGTCCCCTGAGGCACCGCGCATTGCGAGCGTCGAGTCGTTCGCAACAGAGGACGTGGCGCTGGTGCGGGTGACGGCGGAGGACGGCGCGGATGGTTGGGGCCAGGTGGCGCCGTACAACGCGGACATCACGGCTCGGGTGCTGCACCGCCAGGTCGCCCCGCACGCGATCGGCTGGAGCGAGGACGACGTCGAGGGCCTGGAGCGCGCGATCATGGAGCGCGAGTTCAAGTTCCCCGGCTCGTACGTGTGCCGAGCGCTCGGCGGGCTCGACACGGCGCTGTGGGACCTCCGCGCAAAGCGTGCCGGCGTCCCGGTCTGCGAGCTGGCCGGCGGGCGGCCGCAGCCCTACGCGGCATACGCATCGAGCATGCGGCGCGACATCCCGCCCGCCGAGGAGGCACGGCGGCTCGCGCACCTCGCCCAGCAGGACGGATACCGGGCGTTCAAGATCCGGATCGGCGCCGAGAACGGGCACGACGCGGACGAGTGGCCGGGCCGGACGGAGCAGCTGGTGCCGGCGGTGCGCCGGGCAATCGGGGACGAGGCGGCCCTGCTCGTGGACGCAAACAGCTGCTACACGCCGGCAAGGGCGATCGAGGTCGGCCGCATGCTGGAGCAGCACGGGGTCGCGCACTTCGAGGAGCCTTGCCCGTACTGGGAGCTGGAGTGGACGGCCGAGGTGGCGGCGGCTCTCGACCTCGACGTCACGGGCGGCGAGCAGGACTGTCTGCTGCCCACGTGGCGGCGGATGTTCGAGCTGCGGGCCGTCGACATCGCGCAACCGGACGTCTGCTACGTGGGCGGCTTCACGCGCGCCCTGCGGGTCGCCGCCATGGCCCGGGAGGCCGGCATCCCGGTCGTCCCCCACTCCGCGAACCTGACGCTCGTCACCGTCTTCTCGCTGCATCTGATGTGCGCGATCGAGAACGCGGGGCCGTACATCGAGCTCTCGATCGAGGGCGACGACTACTACCCGTGGCAGCGTGGACTGTTCGCGCCCGAGCCGGTAGCGCGCGACGGCGTCGTCGAGACGCCCGCAGGCCCCGGATGGGGAGTCGAGGTCGACCCCGGCTGGCTGGCGCGTGCGGACCGCCGGGTGACGGCACCGGCCTCGCCGGGGCCAGGGTAG